The following proteins are co-located in the Chryseobacterium daecheongense genome:
- a CDS encoding glycosyltransferase family 2 protein, translated as MIPKIYFIIVTYNAMKWAERCFTSLRESSVPVQCIVIDNGSTDGTQEYIKEKFPEIQFIQSPENLGFGKANNIGIEKAYKDGADFFYLMNQDAWLYPDSIKNLLQVYNTHPDQNDIGIISPMQVDGSEKYLDIFLDKYIAQNCDKTRLISDLYFQTIKPFYEINFINAAHWLLPKQTIETVGGFNPYFFHYGEDNEYVNRVHFHKKKIILVPSSKAVHDGVQLLNKIDYNKYKDLRIETNIINPNLPNALQLEKKSLKQSIFKNLLLGNRTEYKKLSHRYKKISQEEKTLIDIRNKVKQEGPSFLNLS; from the coding sequence GTGATACCTAAGATTTATTTTATTATTGTTACCTACAATGCCATGAAATGGGCAGAAAGATGCTTTACAAGTCTAAGAGAATCTTCTGTACCTGTACAGTGCATTGTTATTGATAATGGATCTACTGATGGCACACAGGAATATATAAAAGAAAAATTTCCTGAAATACAGTTTATTCAGTCCCCAGAAAACTTAGGATTTGGAAAAGCTAATAACATCGGAATTGAGAAAGCATATAAGGATGGTGCAGATTTCTTTTATTTAATGAATCAGGATGCATGGTTATATCCGGATAGTATAAAGAACCTCCTGCAAGTCTACAATACCCACCCCGATCAAAACGACATTGGAATTATAAGCCCAATGCAAGTAGACGGATCAGAAAAATACCTGGATATTTTTTTAGATAAATATATAGCTCAGAACTGTGATAAGACGAGATTAATCTCTGATCTTTATTTTCAAACAATAAAACCTTTCTACGAAATCAATTTTATTAACGCAGCACATTGGCTTCTACCGAAGCAAACGATAGAAACAGTTGGCGGATTTAATCCTTATTTTTTCCACTATGGCGAAGATAATGAATATGTAAATCGGGTTCATTTTCATAAAAAAAAGATTATCCTCGTGCCCTCTAGTAAGGCAGTGCATGATGGAGTACAGTTACTGAATAAGATTGATTACAATAAGTATAAAGATCTGCGTATTGAAACAAATATTATAAATCCAAACTTACCTAACGCTCTACAACTGGAGAAAAAATCACTGAAACAGAGTATTTTCAAAAACCTTTTACTAGGGAACAGAACCGAATATAAAAAATTATCTCACCGATATAAAAAAATATCCCAAGAGGAAAAAACACTTATTGATATTCGAAATAAGGTAAAACAGGAAGGTCCTTCTTTTCTCAATCTTTCGTAA
- a CDS encoding glycosyltransferase, with product MKVSVALCTYNGEKYLSTQLDSILHQTLIPDELIICDDGSTDRTIEILSTYEKKYPEIIKVFTNETNLGFIRNFEKAIYLCNNEIIIISDQDDVWEKNKIEETILFFQKNPDSDGVFHDLKLIDENNVQPSYLNWKNITHESIINDIREHKLFVSLVSKGSFILGCALAIRKNALEKYNIKDFPMAHDYFIVQILSIKNKLGFIPKALSSYRLHPGQVYGLRYNSEKSETPSSLSVHQKYFKNYVWPYLKSIERLQEINPKEDPQKTEIYSAFIKNRNSYLKTMNFLDRKIYIAKCIRHKYLDLKLSDLFTI from the coding sequence ATGAAGGTATCAGTAGCACTGTGTACATACAATGGTGAAAAATATTTATCCACTCAGCTAGATAGCATTTTACATCAGACTTTGATTCCTGATGAGCTGATCATCTGCGATGACGGCTCTACTGACCGAACAATTGAAATTTTAAGCACTTATGAGAAAAAGTATCCTGAGATTATCAAAGTATTTACAAACGAAACCAATTTAGGATTTATAAGAAATTTTGAAAAAGCGATCTATTTATGCAATAATGAAATCATAATTATTAGTGATCAAGACGATGTATGGGAAAAGAACAAGATAGAGGAGACGATTCTTTTCTTCCAGAAAAACCCTGATTCCGATGGAGTATTTCATGATTTAAAACTAATCGATGAAAATAATGTTCAGCCATCATATCTTAATTGGAAAAATATAACACACGAAAGTATTATTAATGACATTCGGGAGCATAAGCTTTTTGTTTCATTAGTAAGTAAAGGTAGTTTTATTCTGGGTTGTGCACTTGCCATAAGGAAAAATGCACTTGAAAAATACAATATCAAAGATTTTCCAATGGCTCATGATTATTTTATTGTACAAATACTGAGTATTAAAAATAAATTGGGATTCATTCCAAAAGCCCTTTCTTCCTACAGACTTCATCCTGGTCAGGTATATGGGCTCAGATATAATTCTGAGAAATCTGAAACTCCCTCCAGTCTTTCGGTACACCAAAAGTATTTTAAAAATTATGTATGGCCATATTTAAAATCTATCGAAAGGCTTCAGGAAATAAATCCTAAAGAGGATCCTCAAAAAACAGAAATATACTCTGCCTTTATTAAAAATAGGAATTCTTATTTGAAAACAATGAACTTTCTTGACAGGAAGATATATATAGCGAAATGTATTCGTCATAAATATTTAGACTTGAAATTGTCAGACCTGTTTACAATCTAA
- a CDS encoding glycosyltransferase has product MEKKGLVSIIVSSYNHEKYINECLDSIKSQTYPYIELILADDFSPDDSVSVYENWLKKNNYSAKTNFQKKNTGLSTMLNNCMNLVEGEYIKIIAADDFLHPEAIEKCVAELERLGNGFGMVFTDTYGVDENSNSIPDIADYNSLGNVDKDLFRKQLIKSNRIAALTVLMRKKALVDTGEYKSDFLVEDYFRWLKISALYYIAYIPQKLAYYRIHDNNLSSAKKERIEMETLILQMMFDKNGDIKDKINGITQKHYISGEKLPLRYLKAYKNYPFKVKRLYTAMHYKLPVPLFKLLNKII; this is encoded by the coding sequence TTGGAAAAAAAAGGGTTAGTAAGTATTATAGTTAGTAGCTATAATCATGAAAAGTATATTAACGAATGTCTGGATAGTATTAAATCACAGACCTATCCATACATAGAATTGATTCTTGCAGACGATTTTTCACCGGATGATTCGGTTTCTGTATATGAAAATTGGCTTAAAAAAAATAACTATTCAGCCAAAACCAATTTTCAGAAAAAAAATACTGGCCTTTCAACTATGCTGAACAATTGTATGAATCTTGTAGAAGGAGAATACATAAAAATAATTGCAGCCGATGACTTTCTCCATCCTGAAGCGATAGAAAAATGTGTAGCAGAACTGGAAAGACTAGGTAATGGGTTCGGAATGGTATTCACAGACACATATGGAGTAGATGAAAATTCAAACAGCATTCCGGATATCGCAGATTATAACTCGCTGGGAAATGTTGATAAAGACCTTTTTAGGAAACAATTAATTAAGAGCAACAGAATTGCTGCCCTAACAGTTCTCATGCGAAAAAAAGCCCTTGTAGATACAGGAGAATATAAATCAGACTTTTTAGTGGAGGATTATTTTAGATGGCTAAAGATAAGCGCTCTTTATTACATAGCTTATATTCCTCAAAAACTAGCTTATTACAGAATTCATGATAATAATCTTTCTTCTGCTAAAAAAGAAAGAATAGAGATGGAAACCTTGATTCTTCAGATGATGTTTGATAAAAATGGTGATATAAAAGATAAAATAAACGGAATAACACAGAAACATTATATATCGGGTGAAAAATTACCTTTGCGATATCTCAAAGCCTACAAAAATTATCCTTTTAAAGTAAAACGATTATATACTGCCATGCATTATAAGCTACCGGTTCCATTATTTAAACTTTTAAATAAAATCATTTAA
- a CDS encoding glycosyltransferase family 2 protein has product MMLEISVIIPVYNAAEFLEKSVQSALQFEEVKEVILVEDKSIDNSLQICKRLASENNKIILLQHPDKENHGAAASRNLGMQKSTGDFISFLDADDYYLPNRFDAEKEIFKDPKIEGIFGAIGIEYLTEKGRQEFQSKFNDTFLTTVNYPAEGMEVFKGLLGLTPKTFGTFFHLNALTIRRHSINTHNLGFNEILRVHQDSDFIIKLTYHCYLKSGIIDKPVAIRGIHDDNRITKIIKYSPQYNQRQLLFWKSLYDWAEQQNISSGSKEKIYLKYKSFDLSQKTGLIKYYNIFIEAIKNPNILKTQYRFNYQK; this is encoded by the coding sequence ATGATGCTTGAAATCTCAGTAATTATTCCTGTATATAATGCAGCTGAGTTTTTAGAAAAATCAGTTCAGTCAGCATTACAATTTGAAGAAGTAAAAGAAGTTATTTTAGTCGAAGACAAATCAATTGACAATTCACTGCAAATCTGTAAAAGATTAGCTAGTGAAAACAACAAAATCATACTTCTTCAACATCCTGATAAAGAAAATCATGGTGCTGCAGCCTCGAGAAATCTCGGGATGCAAAAATCCACAGGAGACTTTATCTCATTTTTAGATGCAGACGATTATTACTTACCCAATCGTTTCGATGCAGAAAAAGAAATATTTAAAGATCCTAAAATAGAAGGAATCTTTGGTGCTATTGGCATAGAATACCTGACCGAAAAAGGGAGACAGGAATTTCAGTCTAAGTTTAATGATACCTTTCTTACCACAGTAAATTATCCCGCAGAAGGCATGGAGGTTTTTAAAGGACTTCTGGGGTTAACACCTAAAACCTTCGGTACTTTTTTTCACTTAAATGCACTCACTATAAGAAGACATTCTATCAACACACATAACCTCGGCTTCAACGAAATCCTCAGGGTTCACCAAGATTCGGATTTTATAATTAAACTGACTTATCATTGTTACTTAAAGTCCGGGATTATAGATAAACCTGTCGCCATTCGAGGCATACATGATGACAACAGAATCACTAAAATTATTAAATATTCTCCTCAATACAATCAAAGGCAACTTCTTTTCTGGAAATCATTATATGATTGGGCTGAGCAACAAAATATTTCCTCTGGATCCAAAGAAAAAATTTATTTAAAGTATAAATCCTTTGATTTATCACAAAAAACCGGACTCATAAAATATTATAATATCTTTATTGAAGCAATTAAAAACCCCAATATATTAAAAACACAATATCGATTTAACTATCAAAAATAG
- the asnB gene encoding asparagine synthase (glutamine-hydrolyzing), translating into MCGIAGIISSNARNYTEEIQKMTDAIAHRGPDSSHYEFYDHIALGHRRLSIIDLSENGIQPMYSNTKNECIVLNGEIYGYLDIKKRYAEYPYHGSSDTEVILAMYQRKQENLIHDLPGMFAFAIWDEQKQQLFCARDRFGEKPFFYAIGNNNEFIFASEIKAILASGLIQPKVNPDALGHYLQNGYVNTYQSIYANIFALPPAHQLIWKDGKIEVSRYYNLPAKDRVISLSDAKEEFLYLLKNAVKKQLIADVEVGSFLSGGLDSSSIVALVNEFLPKQTTISFGYDHKDSELKYAKEIAEKYNTNHIEVHEKKQDIAASLLKVSPFLDEPFADISYLPHYEICKNARKNLTVVLSGDVGDELFGGYHFYKVEDQLRNHFSYKNIIAKFGLKLYQNFRKTSFVTQKNLQYSSVLDFHQNSVRNAFNKNEQKLLGISTDYHQSYSFIPDPDSLNDIMRVDLENYVPGNMMMKSDRMAMANSLEVRTPFLDMDFAEFCIQLPEQLKLNGNDDKIILREAMGSYWTETIRKRHKQGFGMSIKAWFEEESLINLSDDLLKDPNQKIFDYIDFGNAQKFLNNDHKHWNLLQLALWAYNNKSVL; encoded by the coding sequence ATGTGTGGAATAGCAGGAATTATCAGCAGTAATGCCAGAAATTATACAGAAGAAATCCAAAAAATGACTGATGCAATTGCACATCGTGGCCCGGATTCTTCCCATTATGAATTTTATGATCATATTGCTTTGGGACATCGCAGATTATCAATCATCGATTTATCTGAAAATGGAATTCAACCCATGTACTCCAACACAAAAAACGAGTGCATCGTTCTGAATGGTGAAATTTACGGTTATCTTGACATCAAAAAAAGGTATGCCGAATATCCATATCATGGAAGTTCTGATACGGAGGTGATTTTAGCCATGTATCAAAGGAAGCAGGAAAACCTCATTCATGATCTTCCCGGGATGTTTGCATTTGCTATTTGGGATGAACAAAAGCAACAGTTGTTTTGTGCCCGTGATCGTTTTGGAGAAAAACCTTTCTTTTATGCTATTGGAAATAACAATGAATTTATTTTTGCCTCAGAAATCAAAGCAATACTTGCTTCCGGACTTATACAACCTAAGGTAAATCCTGATGCATTAGGACACTATCTCCAGAATGGATATGTAAACACATATCAAAGTATATATGCTAATATCTTTGCACTTCCTCCAGCCCATCAACTCATCTGGAAGGATGGAAAAATTGAAGTTTCACGCTATTATAATTTACCTGCGAAAGACAGAGTTATAAGCTTATCTGATGCTAAAGAAGAATTTTTATACCTTTTAAAAAATGCGGTTAAAAAACAGCTCATAGCAGATGTGGAAGTGGGAAGCTTTCTAAGTGGAGGACTCGACTCTTCCTCTATTGTTGCATTAGTTAATGAATTTTTACCTAAACAAACTACTATTAGTTTTGGCTATGATCATAAAGATAGCGAGCTGAAATATGCAAAAGAGATTGCTGAAAAGTACAACACCAACCACATTGAAGTTCATGAAAAAAAACAGGATATAGCAGCTTCACTTTTAAAAGTTTCACCCTTTCTGGATGAGCCCTTTGCTGATATTTCTTATCTCCCACATTATGAAATCTGTAAGAACGCAAGAAAGAATCTCACCGTGGTTCTATCAGGAGATGTTGGCGATGAATTATTCGGGGGATACCATTTTTATAAAGTTGAAGATCAATTAAGAAATCATTTTAGCTATAAAAACATCATCGCAAAATTTGGATTAAAGCTTTATCAGAATTTTAGAAAGACTTCTTTTGTTACCCAAAAGAATCTGCAATATTCTTCTGTTTTGGATTTTCATCAGAATTCTGTGAGAAATGCATTTAATAAAAATGAACAAAAGCTTTTGGGAATCTCAACAGATTATCATCAGTCTTATAGTTTTATTCCTGACCCTGATTCTCTGAATGATATTATGAGGGTAGATCTTGAAAATTATGTACCTGGCAATATGATGATGAAATCCGATAGGATGGCAATGGCTAATTCGCTGGAAGTTAGAACCCCTTTTCTCGATATGGATTTTGCTGAATTTTGCATCCAACTTCCGGAACAATTGAAATTGAACGGTAATGACGATAAAATCATACTCCGTGAAGCTATGGGGTCGTATTGGACTGAGACTATAAGAAAACGGCATAAGCAAGGATTTGGAATGAGCATTAAGGCATGGTTTGAAGAAGAGTCACTCATTAACCTTTCTGACGACCTGCTCAAAGATCCTAATCAGAAAATCTTTGACTATATTGATTTTGGTAATGCTCAAAAATTTCTGAATAACGATCATAAACATTGGAATTTATTACAGCTTGCTTTATGGGCTTATAACAATAAATCTGTATTATGA
- a CDS encoding glycosyltransferase encodes MDISICITTYKHEKYIKECLESIFSQEFSGSYEIIVCNDNSPDNTEDIINQLITTHPKGNRIKYFKNIPNLGYVKNTLFSFSKASGKYIAILDGDDLWIDHSKIQKQFDFLESHPDFSAVGADSKVVYEDTPTPSHSFTDHPGDELLKDDLTDLKICQTSTFFFRKSILKDDFPTDIISADRCLYLLAGCYGKVKIFPEQMSTYRQFGASISKNVTSEVMKKDFAIIPFIKKYNSDYSQLKLKSYFYYTLMSYSNMISKIDFFKASIGYFFYNVLSKFSFTPTKLYHTIKWSRRTIKQKYQIKKQNNSFV; translated from the coding sequence ATGGATATCAGTATTTGCATCACTACATATAAACATGAAAAGTATATCAAAGAATGTCTGGAAAGTATTTTTTCCCAGGAATTTTCCGGTTCCTATGAAATTATTGTATGCAATGACAATTCTCCCGACAACACAGAAGATATTATTAATCAACTCATTACCACACATCCCAAAGGTAACAGAATCAAATATTTTAAAAACATACCCAATTTAGGTTATGTTAAAAATACTTTATTTTCTTTTTCAAAAGCTTCAGGAAAATATATTGCTATTCTAGATGGAGATGATCTGTGGATTGACCATTCAAAAATTCAAAAGCAATTTGATTTTTTGGAATCTCATCCCGATTTTTCAGCTGTAGGAGCAGATTCCAAGGTTGTTTATGAAGATACTCCAACCCCAAGCCATAGCTTTACTGATCATCCGGGAGATGAATTGTTAAAAGATGATTTAACCGATCTGAAAATATGTCAGACATCCACCTTTTTTTTTAGAAAATCGATATTAAAGGATGACTTTCCAACGGATATTATTTCCGCAGACAGATGTTTATATTTATTGGCAGGTTGCTATGGCAAAGTAAAAATATTTCCGGAACAAATGAGTACCTACAGACAATTTGGAGCCAGTATTTCAAAAAATGTAACTTCAGAAGTCATGAAAAAAGATTTTGCTATTATTCCCTTTATAAAAAAATATAACTCAGATTATAGCCAATTAAAACTTAAGAGCTATTTTTATTATACCCTTATGTCTTATTCAAATATGATAAGCAAAATCGATTTTTTTAAGGCGAGCATTGGTTATTTTTTTTATAATGTTTTGTCTAAATTTTCCTTTACTCCGACCAAATTATACCATACCATTAAATGGAGCAGAAGAACAATTAAACAAAAATATCAGATAAAAAAACAAAACAATAGTTTTGTATAG
- a CDS encoding glycosyltransferase — translation MKISVIIPVYNAENYISQAVQSALQFEEVFEVILVEDKSPDNALVVCQRLVEEHDRVKLYQHPDKQNHGAGASRNLGIQNATGDFIAFLDADDYYLPNRFDAEKELFQNPDVEGVYGAIGVHYYSEKAKEQYYKIFEDRLTTVYKKHNPQDVFPGLLNMKGSFGLFSLDGLTIRKSALSKVGQFFKTQLRLHQDTEFIFRLSFYLRLYSGLLNTAVAVRGVHENNRITQVDVGKIKPSSTRIMLWREVNNWAQHENLISNDIKKHIERTLRSYQIAEASLPRKWGMITKYLFTDFRSIKSGLYNINFRKYLL, via the coding sequence ATGAAAATATCTGTCATTATACCTGTTTACAATGCAGAGAATTACATCTCTCAAGCTGTGCAATCAGCTCTTCAGTTTGAAGAAGTATTTGAAGTAATTCTTGTGGAAGATAAATCTCCGGATAATGCATTGGTCGTTTGTCAAAGACTGGTGGAAGAGCATGACAGAGTAAAATTATATCAGCACCCTGATAAACAAAATCATGGTGCCGGAGCATCTAGAAACCTGGGGATCCAAAATGCCACAGGTGATTTTATCGCTTTTTTAGATGCAGACGATTATTACTTACCCAATCGTTTTGATGCAGAAAAAGAGCTTTTTCAAAATCCTGATGTTGAGGGGGTATATGGGGCAATTGGAGTACACTATTATTCGGAAAAAGCTAAGGAACAATACTATAAAATTTTTGAAGACCGCCTGACCACTGTTTATAAAAAACATAATCCTCAAGATGTATTTCCCGGCCTTCTTAATATGAAAGGAAGTTTTGGCCTTTTTAGTCTGGATGGATTAACAATAAGGAAAAGTGCTTTATCTAAAGTAGGACAATTCTTCAAAACTCAATTAAGACTTCACCAGGATACTGAATTCATCTTCAGACTATCGTTCTATCTCCGCCTTTATTCTGGGCTATTGAATACTGCAGTTGCAGTAAGAGGAGTTCATGAAAATAACAGAATTACACAGGTAGACGTTGGTAAAATAAAACCTTCATCCACCAGAATTATGCTCTGGAGAGAAGTCAATAATTGGGCACAGCATGAAAATTTGATTTCAAATGATATAAAGAAACATATTGAAAGGACTCTCCGAAGTTACCAGATTGCAGAAGCTTCTCTTCCCAGAAAATGGGGGATGATCACAAAATATTTGTTCACAGATTTTCGAAGCATTAAATCTGGATTGTATAATATTAACTTTAGAAAGTATTTACTTTAG
- a CDS encoding glycosyltransferase family 2 protein, with amino-acid sequence MKISVIIPVYNAEKYVSQAVESAIVHDEVFEVILVEDASPDSSLEVCKELISKHDKVKLYQHPDKKNHGAGPSRNLGIEKSTGDFIAFLDADDYYLPNRFEAEKKLFINPEVEGVYGAIGVHYYSEKAKEQYYKLFKDSLTTVYKKHSPKDVFPGLIHKLGSFGLFSLDGLTIRKASMIRKLNPLFKPMKLHEDTEFLFRLSYYLELYPGIIEQAIAMRGVHESNRITKVDSNKTKPAISRTILWNETYKWAKDEATISDDIKIHIKRMQRSFEIANAPKLKKWGMIIKYLVTDYESIKSGLYNINFRYSLIS; translated from the coding sequence ATGAAAATCTCAGTAATTATTCCTGTATATAACGCTGAAAAGTATGTTTCTCAGGCAGTGGAGTCAGCAATAGTGCATGATGAAGTATTCGAGGTGATTTTAGTAGAAGATGCATCACCGGATTCTTCTTTAGAAGTTTGTAAGGAATTAATCTCAAAGCATGATAAAGTTAAATTATACCAACATCCGGATAAAAAAAACCATGGAGCCGGCCCCAGTAGAAATCTTGGGATAGAAAAATCTACTGGAGACTTTATCGCCTTTTTAGATGCTGATGATTATTATCTCCCCAATCGTTTTGAAGCGGAAAAAAAGCTTTTTATAAATCCTGAAGTAGAAGGAGTTTATGGTGCAATCGGTGTTCATTATTATTCGGAAAAAGCAAAAGAACAGTATTATAAGCTTTTTAAAGACTCACTTACCACCGTATATAAAAAACATAGCCCAAAAGATGTTTTTCCCGGATTAATTCATAAACTTGGAAGTTTTGGACTCTTCAGTTTGGATGGGCTGACTATCAGAAAAGCTTCGATGATAAGAAAACTAAATCCATTATTTAAACCGATGAAGCTTCACGAAGACACGGAATTCTTATTTCGTTTGTCTTATTATCTTGAACTATATCCTGGAATTATTGAACAGGCAATAGCAATGAGAGGAGTACACGAAAGTAACAGAATTACTAAAGTAGATTCCAATAAAACCAAGCCTGCGATTTCAAGAACTATCCTCTGGAATGAAACTTATAAGTGGGCAAAAGATGAAGCAACCATATCTGATGATATTAAAATTCATATCAAGAGAATGCAGCGCAGTTTTGAAATTGCTAATGCCCCTAAACTAAAAAAATGGGGTATGATAATCAAATATTTAGTGACAGATTATGAAAGTATAAAGTCTGGATTATATAATATTAACTTCAGATATTCATTAATTTCGTAA
- a CDS encoding class I SAM-dependent methyltransferase, which produces MGELKRVFTTFVAYLKRPDLYPELGRKILKNTVNRNNAFKGKEKANFWARSKAISQRDAITKLFGVNTFSFESSYREILDYAVQREKECPIKMGGPGALELIYYACEFSQAKNVVETGVAYGWSSLASLLSLEKRNGTLYSSDMPYLGQNGDQYVGYVVPENLKRNWKLFRFADKESLPKIFVENKIFDVIHYDSDKSYNGMSWAYNELYSHLRSGGVFISDDIGDNSAYQDFCEKNHIETTIIEMDNKFVGIFIK; this is translated from the coding sequence ATGGGAGAATTAAAAAGAGTTTTTACAACATTTGTAGCCTATCTTAAAAGGCCGGATCTCTATCCTGAACTGGGTAGGAAAATTTTAAAAAATACAGTTAACCGAAATAATGCGTTTAAAGGAAAGGAAAAAGCAAATTTTTGGGCAAGATCAAAAGCAATTTCCCAGAGAGATGCTATAACAAAGCTTTTTGGCGTAAATACATTTTCATTTGAATCCAGTTATCGTGAAATTTTAGATTATGCTGTGCAACGAGAGAAGGAGTGTCCAATAAAAATGGGAGGACCTGGAGCCTTAGAACTTATTTATTATGCATGTGAATTTTCGCAGGCGAAAAATGTAGTAGAAACAGGAGTAGCCTATGGATGGTCCTCATTGGCATCATTGCTTTCTCTGGAAAAAAGAAATGGAACCTTGTACAGTTCCGATATGCCTTACCTGGGACAAAATGGAGATCAATATGTTGGATATGTAGTTCCTGAAAATCTTAAAAGAAACTGGAAACTATTCCGTTTTGCAGATAAAGAATCTTTGCCGAAAATTTTTGTTGAGAATAAAATTTTTGATGTTATCCATTACGATTCAGACAAGAGTTATAACGGGATGTCATGGGCTTATAATGAACTCTATTCCCATTTAAGGAGTGGAGGAGTGTTTATTAGTGATGATATCGGTGATAATTCAGCCTATCAGGATTTCTGTGAAAAAAATCATATTGAAACGACCATTATTGAAATGGATAATAAGTTTGTAGGAATTTTTATCAAGTAA
- a CDS encoding glycosyltransferase family A protein: MNPEISIIVPCYNQAQFLDECLETVLDQNYENWECIIVNDGSPDNTEEIAKKWIEKDPRFQYIYKENGGLSSARNAGIEISKGTWILPLDADDKISSRYLDLAAKEFNKGYTIIYCEAEKFGSENGSWELPAYSRKMLAVKNMIFCSAFFKREDWMKAGGYDTNLIYGWEDWDFWISLLKEKGNVFKIKEVGFYYRIKEISMIKEMSANGNSKKLYTHNIIYRKHIEFFTKELGSFENLFEANEKLTSENKHLKAILNSKRYVLVSKVFKFFKL, encoded by the coding sequence ATGAATCCAGAAATTTCCATAATCGTTCCATGCTACAATCAGGCTCAATTTCTTGATGAATGCTTAGAAACAGTTCTCGATCAAAATTATGAGAACTGGGAATGTATTATTGTAAATGACGGTTCTCCGGATAACACAGAAGAGATAGCAAAAAAATGGATTGAGAAAGACCCTCGTTTTCAGTATATTTATAAAGAAAACGGAGGATTATCTTCAGCCAGGAATGCGGGTATAGAAATCTCAAAAGGAACATGGATATTACCATTGGATGCCGATGATAAAATAAGCAGCCGGTACCTTGATTTAGCTGCAAAAGAATTTAATAAAGGATATACAATTATCTATTGTGAAGCAGAAAAATTTGGTTCAGAAAATGGAAGTTGGGAACTACCGGCCTATAGCAGAAAGATGCTTGCCGTAAAAAACATGATTTTTTGTTCTGCTTTCTTTAAAAGAGAGGACTGGATGAAGGCAGGAGGCTATGATACTAACCTTATTTACGGATGGGAGGACTGGGATTTTTGGATTTCTCTTTTGAAGGAAAAAGGTAATGTTTTCAAAATTAAAGAAGTAGGGTTTTATTATAGAATTAAAGAAATATCTATGATAAAAGAAATGTCGGCAAATGGTAATTCAAAGAAATTGTATACTCACAATATAATCTATAGAAAACATATAGAGTTTTTCACGAAGGAGCTTGGAAGTTTTGAAAATTTATTCGAAGCTAATGAAAAGTTAACCTCCGAAAACAAACACCTAAAAGCTATTTTAAACAGTAAAAGGTATGTTTTAGTAAGTAAAGTTTTTAAATTTTTCAAATTATGA